In the genome of Croceimicrobium hydrocarbonivorans, one region contains:
- a CDS encoding GNAT family N-acetyltransferase — MAKQELRIERTNSKNPDFISLVQLLDAELVHRDGPMNSFYHQFNGIEDLKQALLLYQGDQALACGAFKNKSADTAEVKRMYVVESQRSQGLASQLLGALEDWARELALKRLVLETGINQPEAIRLYEKNGYQRIPNYPPYEGVETSYCFEKILN, encoded by the coding sequence ATGGCTAAACAGGAGCTCAGGATAGAAAGAACGAATTCCAAGAATCCGGATTTTATAAGCCTGGTCCAATTGCTGGATGCTGAGCTGGTTCATCGCGATGGACCCATGAATAGCTTTTACCATCAGTTTAATGGCATTGAAGATTTAAAGCAGGCTTTGCTTTTATACCAGGGAGATCAAGCCCTAGCCTGTGGTGCATTTAAAAACAAGTCTGCGGATACGGCGGAGGTCAAGCGTATGTATGTAGTCGAAAGCCAGCGCTCCCAAGGATTGGCCAGTCAATTATTAGGGGCCTTGGAAGACTGGGCCCGCGAATTAGCTTTAAAGCGATTGGTTTTGGAAACCGGAATCAATCAACCGGAAGCCATTCGCTTGTATGAGAAGAACGGCTATCAGCGGATTCCCAATTATCCGCCTTATGAAGGTGTGGAAACTAGTTATTGTTTTGAGAAAATATTGAATTAG